The following proteins come from a genomic window of Acanthopagrus latus isolate v.2019 chromosome 5, fAcaLat1.1, whole genome shotgun sequence:
- the anxa1a gene encoding annexin A1a isoform X2, translating into MSFIQAFMQQTVYLGLPDDSVLKNEGTVTAAPNFSPSGDAAVLDRAIKTKGVDENTIIEILVKRSNEQRQQIKAAYQQASGKTLESALKSALKGDLEDVVLALLKTPAQYDAQLLKQAMKGLGTDEDTLIEIMASRNNREIVEIKKVYKEEYKKDLEDDIKSDTSGDFRSALLELCKAGRTEGVCEQLIDSDARALYEAGEGRKGKDCSVFIEILSTRSAPHLRKVFERYSKYSKVDVAKAIDLEMKGDIESLLTAVVKCAGSRPAYFAERLYLSMKGKSPRKNVLTRIMVSRSEIDMKRIRDEYKKTYGKTLHQEILDDTKGDYEKILLALCGEN; encoded by the exons ATGTCTTTCATCCAGGCCTTCATGCAGCAGACGGTCTATCTGGGCTTGCCCGATGACTCA GTCCTGAAGAACGAGGGCACGGTGACTGCAGCACCCAATTTCAGCCCCAGCGGGGATGCAGCGGTCTTGGACAGGGCCATCAAGACGAAAG GCGTGGACGAGAACACCATCATTGAAATTCTGGTGAAAAGGAGCAACGAGCAGAGACAGCAGATCAAAGCGGCTTACCAGCAGGCCAGTGGCAAG ACTCTGGAATCTGCACTGAAGAGCGCTCTGAAGGGAGACCTGGAGGATGTGGTGCTGGCTCTGCTGAAAACACCGGCCCAGTACGATGCCCAGCTGCTCAAACAGGCTAtgaag GGACTCGGTACAGACGAGGACACCCTGATTGAGATCATGGCCtccagaaacaacagagagattGTGGAAATTAAGAAAGTCTACAAGGAAG AATACAAGAAGGACCTGGAGGATGACATCAAGAGTGACACGAGTGGAGATTTCAGGTCTGCCCTCCTTGAACTCTGCAAG GCCGGCAGGACTGAAGGAGTTTGCGAGCAGCTGATTGACAGCGATGCCAGGGCTCTGTATGAGGCCGGCGAGGGCAGGAAGGGCAAAGACTGCTCTGTCTTCATTGAGATCCTCAGCACCAGGAGCGCTCCTCATCTCCGGAAAG TATTTGAGAGGTACTCAAAGTACAGCAAAGTGGACGTGGCCAAAGCGATCGACCTGGAGATGAAGGGAGATATTGAGAGCCTCCTCACAGCAGTAG TGAAGTGTGCTGGAAGCAGGCCTGCGTACTTCGCTGAGAGGCTCTACTTGTCCATGAAG GGTAAAAGTCCCCGCAAAAATGTTCTGACCCGCATCATGGTGTCCCGCTCTGAAATCGACATGAAACGGATCAGGGATGAGTACAAGAAAACCTACGGCAAAACACTCCACCAGGAAATTCTG GATGACACTAAAGGAGACTATGAGAAGATTCTGCTCGCTCTCTGTGGGGAAAACTAA
- the anxa1a gene encoding annexin A1a isoform X1: MCINKPSLLLQRPWKLSETNFFLLKATRLQSPTMSFIQAFMQQTVYLGLPDDSVLKNEGTVTAAPNFSPSGDAAVLDRAIKTKGVDENTIIEILVKRSNEQRQQIKAAYQQASGKTLESALKSALKGDLEDVVLALLKTPAQYDAQLLKQAMKGLGTDEDTLIEIMASRNNREIVEIKKVYKEEYKKDLEDDIKSDTSGDFRSALLELCKAGRTEGVCEQLIDSDARALYEAGEGRKGKDCSVFIEILSTRSAPHLRKVFERYSKYSKVDVAKAIDLEMKGDIESLLTAVVKCAGSRPAYFAERLYLSMKGKSPRKNVLTRIMVSRSEIDMKRIRDEYKKTYGKTLHQEILDDTKGDYEKILLALCGEN, translated from the exons ATGTGTATAAATAAACCCTCTCTGCTGCTACAACGCCCCTGGAAACTCAGTGAGACAAACTTCTTCCTTCTAAAAGCCACACG ACTCCAGAGTCCCACCATGTCTTTCATCCAGGCCTTCATGCAGCAGACGGTCTATCTGGGCTTGCCCGATGACTCA GTCCTGAAGAACGAGGGCACGGTGACTGCAGCACCCAATTTCAGCCCCAGCGGGGATGCAGCGGTCTTGGACAGGGCCATCAAGACGAAAG GCGTGGACGAGAACACCATCATTGAAATTCTGGTGAAAAGGAGCAACGAGCAGAGACAGCAGATCAAAGCGGCTTACCAGCAGGCCAGTGGCAAG ACTCTGGAATCTGCACTGAAGAGCGCTCTGAAGGGAGACCTGGAGGATGTGGTGCTGGCTCTGCTGAAAACACCGGCCCAGTACGATGCCCAGCTGCTCAAACAGGCTAtgaag GGACTCGGTACAGACGAGGACACCCTGATTGAGATCATGGCCtccagaaacaacagagagattGTGGAAATTAAGAAAGTCTACAAGGAAG AATACAAGAAGGACCTGGAGGATGACATCAAGAGTGACACGAGTGGAGATTTCAGGTCTGCCCTCCTTGAACTCTGCAAG GCCGGCAGGACTGAAGGAGTTTGCGAGCAGCTGATTGACAGCGATGCCAGGGCTCTGTATGAGGCCGGCGAGGGCAGGAAGGGCAAAGACTGCTCTGTCTTCATTGAGATCCTCAGCACCAGGAGCGCTCCTCATCTCCGGAAAG TATTTGAGAGGTACTCAAAGTACAGCAAAGTGGACGTGGCCAAAGCGATCGACCTGGAGATGAAGGGAGATATTGAGAGCCTCCTCACAGCAGTAG TGAAGTGTGCTGGAAGCAGGCCTGCGTACTTCGCTGAGAGGCTCTACTTGTCCATGAAG GGTAAAAGTCCCCGCAAAAATGTTCTGACCCGCATCATGGTGTCCCGCTCTGAAATCGACATGAAACGGATCAGGGATGAGTACAAGAAAACCTACGGCAAAACACTCCACCAGGAAATTCTG GATGACACTAAAGGAGACTATGAGAAGATTCTGCTCGCTCTCTGTGGGGAAAACTAA